A genomic region of Candidatus Marimicrobium litorale contains the following coding sequences:
- a CDS encoding glycoside hydrolase family 2 protein yields MKRFLIAGALALPLVLIGIMVVVGYEVYTFTRPVEVTALSTPWTEKVNPDAPLKEYPRPQLRRDNWQNLNGRWQYSITSKDGVRPENFSDEIIVPYGIESSLSGVAETLLPIQRLWYKKTFTAQVMDAENRLLLHFGAVDWEAEIWLNGSRLGSHRGGYVPFSFDITDALRPSGLQELVVAVWDPTNTGPGAYGKQHLVPHGIRYTPVSGIWQTVWTEVVPESRVESMISVTNLAGGEVTLKLKTRGATSSDNLDITVYSGNEIVAQGRASVIENQAELRIAPEILRLWSPDDPFLYDVKIELARDGITLDSVTSYFGAREVMTAKDSQGITRLFLNGQPIFHLGLLDQGWWPDGLYTAPTDEALAFDIEATRRMGFNTIRKHVKVEPARWYWHADRIGVLVWQDMPTGDGGGERYGQVFRQALDIFSAHSTGKPLRNLDRSVESEALYKQELKEIMDYLEFFPSIVAWVPFNEAWGQFDTDEVLAEVKKRDPHRITGGPSGWFDTGIGDVLDLHVYLREADFVEELPNGRAVIYGEFGGLALPIEDHISAVDGWGYSNFDDDKDFEGAYLAVLSIIESLRPRGLAGAIYTQTTDVESEINGLMTYNRMAFKIAPEKLAEINQRLTVPNGPP; encoded by the coding sequence ATGAAAAGATTTCTCATTGCGGGTGCACTTGCCCTGCCCCTTGTCCTCATCGGGATAATGGTTGTGGTGGGTTACGAGGTCTACACATTTACCCGTCCAGTCGAGGTGACTGCGCTTTCCACGCCCTGGACAGAAAAAGTAAATCCCGACGCCCCTCTCAAGGAATACCCGCGGCCCCAGCTCCGTCGGGATAACTGGCAGAATTTGAATGGCCGCTGGCAGTACTCCATTACCAGCAAAGACGGGGTGCGGCCTGAGAATTTTTCTGATGAAATAATTGTCCCCTACGGCATCGAATCGTCTCTATCAGGTGTGGCAGAGACGCTATTACCGATCCAGCGGCTCTGGTACAAGAAAACGTTTACTGCGCAGGTCATGGATGCGGAAAATCGCCTGCTCCTGCATTTTGGCGCGGTGGACTGGGAGGCGGAGATTTGGCTGAATGGCAGCAGGCTTGGAAGCCATCGTGGGGGTTACGTTCCCTTTAGTTTTGATATCACAGATGCGCTTCGCCCATCGGGATTACAGGAGCTGGTCGTCGCCGTATGGGATCCGACGAACACCGGCCCCGGAGCATACGGGAAACAGCATCTGGTCCCGCATGGCATACGCTATACGCCTGTAAGTGGTATTTGGCAGACAGTCTGGACAGAGGTTGTACCTGAGAGTCGTGTTGAAAGCATGATAAGTGTTACGAATCTGGCAGGAGGAGAAGTAACGCTCAAACTGAAAACGCGTGGAGCAACCTCGAGCGATAATCTGGATATCACGGTTTACAGCGGCAATGAAATCGTGGCACAGGGGCGAGCTTCTGTTATTGAGAATCAGGCCGAATTGCGCATCGCGCCAGAAATTTTACGCCTCTGGTCGCCTGACGACCCATTTTTGTATGACGTTAAAATCGAGCTGGCACGTGACGGGATCACGCTGGACTCTGTGACTAGTTATTTTGGTGCCAGGGAAGTGATGACGGCAAAAGATAGTCAGGGAATCACCCGTCTGTTTTTGAACGGACAACCCATTTTTCACCTCGGTCTACTCGATCAGGGTTGGTGGCCGGATGGTTTGTATACTGCGCCTACTGACGAAGCGCTTGCATTTGACATTGAAGCAACGCGACGAATGGGTTTTAACACCATTCGTAAGCATGTAAAGGTTGAGCCGGCACGCTGGTATTGGCATGCGGATCGAATCGGGGTGTTGGTCTGGCAAGATATGCCAACAGGCGATGGGGGGGGTGAGCGGTATGGTCAGGTTTTTCGACAGGCCCTCGATATTTTTTCAGCCCACTCGACAGGCAAGCCCTTGAGGAATCTTGATCGGTCAGTGGAGTCAGAAGCGCTGTATAAACAAGAGCTGAAAGAGATAATGGATTATCTTGAATTTTTTCCGAGTATTGTGGCGTGGGTCCCTTTCAATGAAGCATGGGGACAGTTCGATACGGATGAGGTGCTTGCCGAGGTAAAGAAGCGCGATCCACACCGCATAACCGGCGGTCCCAGTGGCTGGTTTGATACAGGTATCGGAGATGTACTCGACTTGCATGTTTATCTCCGTGAAGCAGACTTCGTCGAAGAGCTCCCGAATGGTCGGGCAGTAATATATGGCGAGTTTGGTGGTCTGGCCTTGCCTATAGAGGACCATATCTCTGCGGTCGATGGCTGGGGCTATTCCAATTTTGATGACGATAAGGATTTCGAAGGCGCATATCTGGCGGTACTGTCTATAATAGAAAGCCTGAGGCCGAGAGGTCTGGCAGGCGCCATATACACGCAGACAACAGATGTGGAGAGCGAGATTAATGGGCTGATGACTTACAACAGAATGGCGTTCAAGATCGCGCCAGAAAAATTAGCTGAAATAAACCAGCGATTGACCGTTCCTAATGGGCCACCATGA
- a CDS encoding Coq4 family protein, with product MSSRDKLQQLTRYTDSDTIQRAVADAKRGRREGRLQLTAAMAWAAFACPDACPAICDAIASAWLGRGPIPEVPRGLPEAPIEATFWETFWATVDGPEEGYDAISITVAVAALGDALHEDFGTLAEQHALNHPGAAAAQRNPIPGYTDMSPLATCPEDSLGYALHRLILDNGYDPEVLKRDDIGLQELPRALHYLNARILQMHEVWHLVAGYETTSSGEIAISGFQLAQFGHNYSSMFLAVGMAIGAFKEPHGFNVAMQIISEGLEHGRNSPCMMDINWEDEWNSSLEDIRAKYNIPRYKSVFPQDIIETATEAPLWRRVLPILRLLHFNLCLRRNALHIETQLVMQ from the coding sequence ATGAGCAGCCGCGATAAACTACAACAACTTACGCGTTACACCGACAGTGACACCATTCAACGAGCGGTTGCAGATGCTAAGCGAGGCCGGCGAGAGGGGCGTTTGCAGCTGACCGCCGCAATGGCTTGGGCCGCCTTTGCCTGCCCCGATGCCTGCCCCGCTATCTGTGACGCTATTGCGAGCGCATGGCTTGGTCGAGGCCCCATACCAGAGGTGCCCCGGGGGCTCCCCGAAGCGCCTATCGAGGCGACGTTTTGGGAGACATTCTGGGCTACCGTAGACGGTCCTGAGGAAGGCTATGATGCCATTAGTATCACGGTTGCGGTCGCTGCACTGGGCGACGCCCTGCACGAGGACTTTGGCACCCTTGCCGAGCAACATGCTCTGAATCATCCTGGTGCTGCTGCCGCACAGCGTAATCCAATTCCGGGCTATACGGATATGAGTCCGTTGGCGACTTGCCCCGAGGACAGTCTTGGTTACGCGCTGCATCGCCTTATTCTCGATAATGGATACGATCCAGAGGTATTGAAGCGGGACGACATTGGTTTGCAGGAGCTGCCGCGCGCCTTGCATTACCTGAATGCAAGGATTCTGCAGATGCACGAAGTGTGGCACTTGGTGGCGGGCTATGAAACCACGTCCTCCGGCGAGATCGCTATTTCCGGATTTCAGCTCGCACAGTTCGGGCATAACTATTCATCGATGTTTCTTGCCGTCGGCATGGCAATTGGTGCGTTTAAAGAGCCCCATGGCTTTAACGTTGCGATGCAAATTATCAGTGAGGGCCTGGAGCATGGGCGTAACAGCCCGTGCATGATGGATATTAACTGGGAGGATGAATGGAATAGTTCCCTGGAAGACATTCGCGCCAAATATAATATTCCACGTTACAAGAGTGTGTTTCCGCAGGATATTATCGAGACAGCTACTGAGGCGCCCCTGTGGCGGCGCGTTCTGCCGATACTCAGGCTACTGCATTTTAACCTGTGTCTCCGACGAAACGCGCTGCATATCGAGACTCAACTCGTTATGCAGTGA
- a CDS encoding cytochrome P450, whose protein sequence is MRGASSHSISSVIFFLTAEYTATPENLAIKEHTMATCPFQNLLDPDLYMDGNHHRVFADVREKSNGLAFIEDPLTGVPYWAVTRREIADYVCKNPLLFSSAAKTILPKEMPEEEIALSRLMLVNMDPPEHVKYRRIVRNAFTPKAVEGYEERFREVAKETIERVVTKQHCEFVTEVAAELPLIAIMSLCGIPMSDKKKFFDWTNTMIFTEDEDMSGGEGVAASQAAAIEVYAYAEELAKRHESEPLTDIVGALLDGKVNDEKLTPEEFQLFFLMLIAAGNESTRSVIAHGMRLLIEHPKQLQKLVDAPELIPFAVEEMLRFNPAFVQMRRTVMEDTEIDGRQLKSGDKMVVNWQAINHDPEIFENPEEFDVERFRKRPELTSQHRAFGNGEHFCIGAHMSRLEMKVMFEELIPRLRNPTFAEPVSFVRDFFVNGIKTMPINFEGR, encoded by the coding sequence GTGCGCGGCGCATCATCGCATTCAATAAGCAGTGTTATTTTTTTCCTCACAGCAGAGTACACTGCAACACCAGAAAATCTCGCAATTAAGGAACACACTATGGCTACTTGCCCATTCCAGAATCTGCTCGACCCTGATCTCTATATGGATGGAAATCACCACCGGGTGTTTGCGGATGTTCGGGAAAAGTCTAATGGACTGGCATTCATAGAGGACCCTCTGACCGGAGTTCCCTATTGGGCAGTCACCCGGCGCGAGATTGCGGACTACGTGTGCAAGAACCCTTTGTTGTTCTCCAGTGCAGCTAAAACCATCTTGCCTAAAGAGATGCCTGAAGAGGAAATTGCTCTTTCCCGCTTAATGCTTGTCAATATGGATCCTCCCGAACACGTCAAATATCGAAGAATCGTGCGAAATGCATTTACTCCGAAAGCTGTTGAGGGATACGAGGAGCGTTTTCGAGAAGTCGCAAAAGAAACCATTGAACGTGTTGTCACTAAACAGCACTGCGAATTTGTCACCGAAGTGGCGGCGGAATTACCGTTGATCGCAATAATGTCATTGTGCGGTATCCCTATGTCCGATAAGAAAAAGTTTTTCGACTGGACAAACACCATGATTTTTACCGAAGACGAGGACATGAGCGGAGGGGAGGGTGTGGCTGCGTCTCAGGCCGCAGCTATTGAGGTCTATGCATATGCTGAAGAACTTGCCAAACGGCACGAATCGGAGCCGCTGACAGACATTGTCGGAGCCCTATTAGATGGAAAGGTAAACGACGAAAAGCTCACGCCTGAGGAATTCCAGCTTTTTTTCTTAATGCTTATTGCTGCGGGTAATGAAAGCACTCGCTCCGTAATCGCTCATGGCATGCGTCTGCTAATAGAGCACCCAAAACAGTTACAGAAACTCGTTGATGCCCCTGAGCTCATCCCGTTTGCAGTAGAAGAAATGCTGCGCTTCAACCCCGCCTTTGTCCAAATGCGCCGCACGGTGATGGAGGATACAGAAATTGACGGTCGTCAGCTTAAATCAGGGGACAAGATGGTGGTTAATTGGCAGGCTATTAATCACGACCCCGAGATATTCGAAAATCCTGAAGAGTTCGACGTAGAGAGGTTTAGGAAGCGACCAGAGCTTACAAGCCAACACAGGGCGTTCGGAAATGGAGAGCATTTTTGTATCGGCGCTCATATGTCACGGCTTGAAATGAAGGTTATGTTTGAGGAGCTGATACCAAGGCTTCGAAACCCCACGTTTGCGGAGCCAGTGAGCTTTGTCCGAGATTTTTTCGTGAATGGTATCAAGACAATGCCGATCAATTTCGAAGGGCGTTGA
- a CDS encoding alpha/beta hydrolase family protein has translation MNHLLISVLAMILIACSDSSNESALDLVSFKDAPGPLNVGQRTNVVIRDAARGRDVTATFWYPANGENHELTSAEEGAALISGDARFPLVALVHGIEDNAPATWPYLAPHLASHGYVVVAPSTGSTLASTGDLVNHPGDVSFLIDAVLGENDTEAMFLNRIDDNKVAVGGFSFGGAATYLLAYDPLYSDARIDAVILMAALGSESPPINPAISLLALYGTEDILIPYNSGLAIYEAANRPKYLITLEGGGHVGFTSSNEVNIGAGMEQERQQALVRLSVFAYLTSVFNREEKNRIAAQDFLKNKLAQTSTDVLVYAELE, from the coding sequence ATGAATCACCTGCTGATATCCGTTTTAGCCATGATCCTCATCGCTTGCAGTGATAGTAGCAACGAGAGCGCACTTGACCTTGTCTCGTTCAAAGACGCCCCTGGGCCATTGAATGTCGGCCAGCGAACAAATGTCGTCATACGCGATGCGGCGCGAGGCCGTGACGTGACGGCTACTTTCTGGTACCCCGCCAACGGCGAAAATCACGAGCTCACAAGCGCCGAAGAGGGTGCCGCATTGATCAGCGGTGACGCACGATTCCCGCTCGTGGCATTGGTGCATGGGATCGAAGATAACGCACCGGCAACATGGCCCTATCTCGCGCCTCATCTGGCAAGTCATGGTTATGTAGTAGTGGCTCCCAGCACGGGCAGCACGTTGGCCAGTACCGGGGACTTGGTGAATCATCCGGGGGATGTAAGTTTTCTGATTGATGCAGTGTTAGGTGAGAATGATACAGAGGCTATGTTCCTGAACCGTATTGATGACAATAAAGTCGCTGTGGGAGGGTTTTCTTTTGGTGGTGCCGCCACTTATCTTCTTGCCTATGATCCACTTTATAGCGACGCCAGAATAGACGCCGTCATCTTGATGGCGGCGCTAGGAAGCGAATCCCCTCCCATAAATCCGGCCATCAGCCTGTTAGCCCTTTACGGCACAGAGGACATATTGATTCCCTATAATTCAGGGCTAGCTATCTATGAGGCCGCCAACCGGCCAAAGTACCTGATTACCCTTGAAGGAGGAGGACATGTAGGTTTTACCAGCTCCAACGAAGTAAACATTGGGGCGGGCATGGAGCAAGAGCGACAGCAGGCCTTAGTAAGACTTTCGGTTTTTGCTTACTTGACCTCTGTATTTAACAGAGAAGAAAAAAACCGAATTGCTGCACAGGACTTTCTGAAAAATAAATTGGCGCAGACCAGCACAGATGTCCTGGTCTACGCAGAACTCGAATAA
- the ypfJ gene encoding KPN_02809 family neutral zinc metallopeptidase, whose amino-acid sequence MRWKRGRRSGNVEDRRGNGTHMGASAAPALLRVLPVLLRSKVGRILLIGGVVVIFGGQILGLDTLSLLTGEQSGHSQAPPRQAAGDDEMVDFVSVVLGDTEQTWQQYFSQMQREYRYPKLVLFTGSVRSACGRASAAVGPFYCPGDQKLYLDLSFFQDLAQRHGAPGDFAQAYVIAHEVGHHVQTLLGISEQVQQAGEGRGKAEVNALSVRQELQADCFAGIWGHAASRERQMLDPGDLEEALQAAASIGDDRLQREAGRAVVPDSFTHGTSAQRMRWFKAGFETGDLNACDTFSAEHL is encoded by the coding sequence ATGCGCTGGAAACGCGGAAGACGCAGCGGTAATGTCGAAGATAGAAGAGGAAACGGCACTCACATGGGTGCCAGCGCAGCCCCGGCACTCTTGCGAGTGTTACCCGTGCTACTGCGCAGCAAAGTGGGCCGCATCCTACTTATCGGTGGTGTCGTGGTTATCTTCGGCGGCCAGATACTGGGATTGGATACCCTTTCACTGCTGACCGGTGAACAATCCGGTCATAGTCAGGCTCCACCAAGGCAAGCCGCAGGCGACGACGAAATGGTCGATTTTGTCTCTGTGGTGCTGGGCGATACCGAGCAGACCTGGCAGCAGTATTTTTCGCAAATGCAGCGGGAATACCGTTATCCTAAGCTTGTTTTGTTTACCGGTAGTGTGCGCTCTGCCTGCGGTCGGGCCAGTGCAGCGGTCGGCCCATTCTATTGCCCCGGTGACCAGAAACTTTATCTTGATCTGTCTTTTTTTCAGGATCTCGCGCAACGGCATGGAGCACCGGGGGATTTCGCGCAGGCTTACGTAATCGCTCACGAAGTCGGACACCACGTGCAAACGCTATTGGGCATAAGTGAGCAGGTGCAGCAGGCAGGTGAGGGTCGCGGCAAGGCGGAAGTTAACGCGCTCTCTGTACGTCAGGAGCTCCAGGCAGATTGTTTTGCCGGCATCTGGGGTCATGCCGCCAGTCGCGAGCGCCAAATGCTAGACCCTGGCGATCTTGAAGAGGCTCTTCAGGCGGCGGCGTCCATCGGAGACGACCGCCTGCAACGCGAGGCGGGACGGGCAGTGGTGCCGGACAGCTTTACCCACGGCACGTCGGCCCAGCGGATGCGTTGGTTCAAGGCTGGCTTTGAGACCGGCGACCTCAACGCCTGTGATACCTTCTCTGCAGAACACCTTTAG
- a CDS encoding helicase HerA-like domain-containing protein, whose amino-acid sequence MTEGILIGGSDAGHVALNPRYANRHGLIAGATGTGKTVTLQCLAEGFSDLGVPVFMADVKGDLSGISQAGTANHKVEERVQQIGIKNYAQRGYPVAFWDLFGEKGTPIRSTISEMGPQLMSRLLNLNETQESVVTLIFQYADEQGMLLVDLKDLRTSLEFLSEHRKEMGPGYNVSTASINAILRRLLMLEREGGQSFFGEPALQLQDFIRTSRDGRGMINILAADALIMNPRVYSTFLLWLLSELFETLPELGDPEQPVLVFFFDEAHLLFRDAPKILLEKIEQVVRLIRSKGVGIYFISQSPGDIPDSVLGQLGNRVQHALRAYTPKERKAVNVAAQSFRENPALDTVTAISELGVGEALVSTLQEKGIPAPVQRTLVRPPSSRMGAATAEERALIIDADINQKRYAEAIDPRSAHEILMERTAMRQKEEQEADLAERSAKADKSVKKSSRTRESAGEAFLKSVARAAGSSLGRKLFRGLLGSLLK is encoded by the coding sequence ATGACGGAAGGTATTCTCATTGGCGGCTCCGATGCCGGACACGTCGCGCTTAATCCCCGCTATGCCAATCGTCACGGACTGATTGCGGGCGCTACCGGCACAGGTAAGACCGTAACGCTGCAATGCCTGGCCGAGGGTTTTTCCGATCTTGGGGTCCCGGTTTTCATGGCTGACGTGAAAGGAGACCTTTCAGGTATATCACAGGCGGGCACAGCGAATCACAAAGTAGAAGAAAGGGTACAACAGATCGGCATTAAGAATTATGCGCAGCGGGGTTATCCCGTGGCGTTCTGGGATCTTTTCGGAGAGAAGGGGACGCCGATTCGTTCTACTATTTCCGAAATGGGGCCGCAGCTGATGTCGCGGCTGCTGAATCTTAATGAAACTCAAGAAAGCGTTGTTACGCTTATATTTCAATATGCCGATGAGCAGGGCATGTTGCTGGTAGATTTAAAAGACCTGCGAACCTCACTGGAATTCCTGAGTGAGCATCGCAAGGAAATGGGCCCGGGCTATAACGTCTCTACAGCGTCTATCAATGCTATTTTGCGCCGCCTGCTGATGCTTGAACGAGAGGGGGGTCAAAGCTTTTTCGGTGAACCCGCTCTCCAGTTACAGGATTTTATACGCACCTCTCGCGATGGTCGCGGGATGATTAATATTCTGGCGGCTGACGCTTTAATCATGAATCCAAGAGTCTATTCAACCTTTCTTCTTTGGTTACTGTCCGAGTTATTTGAGACACTACCGGAATTGGGAGATCCAGAGCAGCCTGTGCTGGTGTTTTTTTTCGACGAGGCTCACCTTCTATTCCGCGATGCACCGAAAATACTTTTGGAAAAAATCGAGCAGGTTGTGCGTCTGATTCGTTCAAAAGGCGTTGGTATCTATTTTATTTCCCAGAGTCCAGGTGATATTCCCGACAGTGTACTTGGGCAATTGGGAAACCGCGTGCAACACGCACTCCGCGCCTACACCCCGAAGGAAAGAAAGGCTGTCAATGTCGCCGCGCAGTCATTCCGTGAAAATCCTGCTCTCGATACCGTGACCGCTATCAGCGAGTTAGGCGTGGGTGAAGCGCTGGTTTCTACGCTACAGGAGAAAGGTATACCGGCGCCGGTGCAACGTACACTGGTACGTCCACCCAGCTCGCGTATGGGGGCAGCCACTGCGGAGGAGCGTGCGCTCATTATCGACGCTGATATAAATCAAAAGCGCTATGCGGAGGCCATCGACCCACGTTCGGCGCATGAAATATTAATGGAGCGCACTGCTATGCGGCAGAAAGAAGAGCAGGAAGCGGATCTGGCTGAGCGTTCTGCCAAGGCCGACAAGTCGGTCAAAAAAAGTTCCAGGACTCGCGAGAGCGCCGGCGAAGCTTTCTTAAAAAGTGTCGCTCGCGCCGCGGGAAGCAGTTTGGGGCGCAAATTATTTCGGGGTTTGCTTGGTTCTCTTCTCAAGTAG
- a CDS encoding DoxX family protein produces the protein MTHSDRPRTGALRTLSIAALVLGFCVAGLLHFTHTAGLAAITPLPFAREIVWITGIMEFLFAGFLLWKPTRQFTALWLSVFCIVVLPANINMAIYNLPMFGSQAPPVVLWGRIPAQFLLIAWILYAADAWRPLRARGWRALLG, from the coding sequence ATGACCCATAGTGATCGCCCCCGCACTGGCGCTTTGCGCACCCTATCAATCGCAGCGCTAGTGCTTGGCTTTTGTGTGGCGGGCCTATTGCACTTTACTCACACCGCAGGGCTCGCTGCGATCACACCGCTCCCGTTTGCCAGAGAAATTGTGTGGATAACCGGCATCATGGAATTCCTTTTTGCCGGTTTTCTGCTCTGGAAACCAACTCGCCAGTTCACCGCTTTGTGGCTATCGGTATTCTGCATTGTGGTGTTGCCCGCTAATATCAATATGGCCATATATAATTTGCCCATGTTTGGCTCGCAGGCGCCTCCAGTCGTGCTGTGGGGCCGGATTCCAGCACAGTTTTTACTGATCGCATGGATACTGTATGCGGCGGATGCGTGGCGTCCATTGCGCGCTAGGGGCTGGCGCGCACTGCTGGGTTAA
- a CDS encoding TIGR03857 family LLM class F420-dependent oxidoreductase, translating to MDSPSEFEELSCYLLPGHTTTPADAITEARQAESMGLGRVWLSERFDVKDAGVICAAALSVTDNLRVATAGTNLHTRHPMVLANMCSSLHYLSGGRFELGLARGVGIRNDLMGLSTVTNKQLVDGLNILRTLWQGEKVMGYEGPMGNLPYLSMGDWLDVDMPILFVGFGPKSLRFAGAHFDGVHLHTFITDEGLRRAKGLIQEGAEAAGRDPDSVKIYSVQATVLDPDREDYLRKLVARMATYMQAPGYAEMLITLNGWDAKVLEEFRNNTIVSSMPGGIDSVASLEQLEKISALIPDDWLTAASGSAVDCAQAWRHQLANGADGVVIHGSTPTEFAPAIEAYRGLE from the coding sequence ATGGACAGCCCGTCTGAATTCGAGGAGCTTAGTTGCTATCTTCTTCCTGGTCACACGACAACCCCGGCCGATGCTATTACAGAGGCGCGCCAGGCAGAATCTATGGGTTTAGGTCGGGTCTGGCTGTCGGAGCGATTCGATGTAAAAGATGCCGGTGTCATATGCGCAGCGGCGTTGTCGGTTACCGACAATCTGCGGGTGGCGACTGCGGGAACGAATCTTCACACTCGACACCCGATGGTTCTTGCTAATATGTGTTCCAGTTTGCATTACCTGTCCGGTGGACGGTTTGAGTTGGGGCTGGCCCGGGGAGTGGGCATACGGAATGACCTCATGGGCCTCAGCACCGTGACCAACAAACAGTTGGTAGATGGACTCAATATTCTGCGCACTTTATGGCAGGGAGAGAAAGTAATGGGCTACGAAGGGCCTATGGGAAATCTCCCGTATCTAAGCATGGGCGACTGGTTAGACGTCGACATGCCAATTCTTTTTGTTGGGTTTGGCCCCAAAAGCCTGCGCTTCGCTGGTGCTCACTTCGATGGAGTGCACTTGCATACATTTATTACTGATGAGGGCCTGCGCCGTGCCAAGGGCTTGATTCAGGAAGGTGCTGAGGCGGCTGGTAGGGACCCCGATAGCGTTAAAATTTATTCCGTTCAGGCGACAGTTCTCGACCCCGATCGGGAAGATTATCTGCGTAAGCTGGTGGCTCGTATGGCCACGTATATGCAGGCTCCGGGATATGCAGAGATGCTTATTACTTTGAATGGATGGGACGCAAAGGTTCTGGAGGAATTCCGTAACAATACGATTGTTAGTTCGATGCCAGGGGGTATCGATAGTGTTGCCAGTCTTGAACAGTTGGAAAAAATTAGTGCACTAATCCCCGACGATTGGCTAACAGCAGCTAGTGGCAGCGCGGTGGACTGCGCTCAGGCATGGAGGCATCAACTGGCCAATGGCGCCGATGGCGTGGTAATACATGGTTCTACGCCCACCGAGTTTGCGCCCGCTATTGAGGCTTACCGCGGTCTCGAGTGA